Proteins co-encoded in one Streptomyces sp. NBC_01571 genomic window:
- a CDS encoding NAD(P)-dependent oxidoreductase, whose protein sequence is MSQASTVAVLGAGALGAAMAMRLGETGHEVRLWNRTEERARAVAEQAAGVTAVRALEDAVSGASVVITVLRDGDAVTEVMSDVIARLDDDAVWVQASTVGPRDAGVLAGLARDHGVAYLDAPVSGSTAPARQGRLVWLVAGPENVLARARPVLDDLGSSVLHVGTDVEGSAVKLVVNAWMAASTVAMSDVLALCDALGIDHATFVRVLEAGPLAMPYELQKVGAMDDASYAPGFAVQLALKDIDLAAAAATPSPLLEAVRDRLDATVAAGHDRDDLAAVDYLRKPPS, encoded by the coding sequence ATGTCTCAGGCTTCCACCGTCGCTGTTCTGGGCGCAGGCGCACTCGGCGCCGCGATGGCGATGCGTCTCGGCGAAACCGGGCACGAGGTACGGCTGTGGAACCGAACGGAGGAAAGGGCCCGCGCGGTTGCCGAGCAAGCGGCCGGAGTCACGGCGGTGAGGGCGCTGGAAGATGCGGTCTCCGGCGCGTCCGTCGTCATCACTGTGCTCCGTGACGGCGACGCGGTCACGGAGGTCATGTCAGATGTCATCGCCCGGCTCGACGACGACGCCGTCTGGGTGCAGGCGAGCACGGTGGGACCGAGGGACGCCGGCGTGCTGGCAGGCCTGGCTCGTGATCACGGTGTCGCGTACCTCGACGCACCGGTCTCGGGAAGCACCGCTCCCGCTCGGCAGGGCAGGCTCGTCTGGCTGGTTGCCGGCCCTGAAAACGTCCTTGCGCGGGCGCGTCCCGTGCTCGACGATCTCGGCTCGTCCGTGCTCCACGTCGGGACGGACGTCGAGGGCAGTGCCGTCAAGCTCGTGGTCAACGCCTGGATGGCTGCCTCGACGGTCGCCATGAGCGACGTCCTCGCGCTGTGCGACGCGCTCGGCATCGACCACGCGACGTTCGTCCGCGTGCTCGAGGCCGGCCCGCTCGCCATGCCGTACGAGTTGCAGAAGGTGGGCGCCATGGACGACGCCTCGTACGCGCCCGGATTCGCGGTGCAACTCGCCCTGAAGGACATCGACCTGGCCGCGGCGGCCGCCACCCCCAGCCCCCTGCTCGAGGCCGTACGGGACCGCCTCGATGCGACCGTCGCGGCCGGCCACGACAGGGACGACCTCGCCGCCGTCGACTACTTGAGGAAGCCGCCGTCGTAG